The sequence GGGTTCCCTGAAGATGCCTGCGAACGGGCCCAGTTGGTCGGAGTCCTCCAGGACCTCGGCCACGCGCTGGCGCCACACGCTCTCGGGGGCCAGCCGGCCGGTGACGACGGCGCCGTGCACCACGACGGTCAGGGACATCTGATTGGTCTGCTCCGACTCGACCATGGAGGCGATGTCGAGGAGCAGGTCGTCAGGAATCGACATGGGCAGTGACTCTAGCAAGCGCGGGCGGACGAGGGCCCGGAACGCGACGGGCTGGGGCCCGCACCCAAGAGGGTGCGGGCCCCAGCCGCGGAGTACGCGTCAGCGTCAGGCAGGAACGATGTTCTCGGCCTGCGGGCCCTTCTGGCCCTGCGTGACGTCGAAGGTGACCTTCTGGCCTTCCTGAAGCTCACGGAAGCCGGAAGAGGCGATGTTCGAGTAGTGGGCGAACACGTCCGCGCCGCCACCCTCCTGCTCGATGAAGCCGAAGCCCTTTTCCGCGTTGAACCACTTCACGGTGCCAGATGCCATATGAATTCTCCTTCGGGGCATTGCCCGGAATCGCACCGTGCGAAACCGGAGTCGCTGAGATTGTCGCCCCGGCCGGAAATGCACCGGCAAATAAAAAGTGCGCTCACCGAAAAAGCTGGTGAGAGCACTTGTAAGTTTTTTGGGAACCACAACTGCAACTGAGATCACAGTAGCACGGGGGGAACCGGCCGGCGGGGAAACTTTCCCGTCCCGGAGCCCGGCGCGCCATCAAATTTCTGAAGCGCCCCGTCCGCATTTCCGCAGGTGCGGCAGTGGATATGTACGTCAGAAAGTCGTATGAGTGTTCAGGTTTCCGGGCCCCTGCGGGTCACCGGTCCGGCGGTACGGGCCGGCCCCTCGGCCGCGCGGGTGGGCGGCCCGCCCCGGTCGGCCGACGGGGGGAGGAGCGCGTGCGGGATGCGCTCGGATATGCATATTTTGTCGTGTATGCCCGAAAGGTTCCCACTCGTCAGTCCACTCCCGTTGAGGAAGGCCCGTCCATGAAGCGATTCCCGGTGATCGGTGTGCTCTGCGTCAGCGCGGCATTCGGTCTCGCCGCGTGCTCCGACGACAGTTCGCCCGCCGAAGAGGCCACCAAGGCCGCCGCCGACCTGTGCACCGACCTGGGCGCGCTCAAGGCCGACAACGCGAAACTGAAGGCCCTGAATCCGGCGACGGCGACCAAGGACCAGATCAAGGAGGCGTACGACGCGGTCCAGAGCGACTGGGACAACGTCAAGGAGAACCTGTCCAAGCTGAGGGAGTCGGAGCAGGCCGCGGTCAAGGCGGCCGCCGAGGACCTGAAGAAGGGCTACGAGGGCCTCCCGGGGGACACGACCGGCCAGCAGGCGCTCACCCAGCTCCAGCCGCAGGTCCAGAAGCTGGACGAGGCCACGACCGCCGCGTCCACCGGCCTCCGGTGCTGACAGCCTGCTGACAGGCCCTCCGGCGGCCGGGGTTACGGGGCCCCGGCCACCGCCCTCTCCGCCTTCTCCTCCGCGTGCCCGTGGGGCGGCAGCAGCTCGCTGACGACGAAGGAGACCACGGCCGCGAGGATCACGACGGGCATCATGGCCGAGGTGTCGAGGATCAGGGTCACCAGGACCACGCTGCTCACCGGCAGCCGCATCACGGCCGCCAGCGCCGCGGCCATGCCCGCCGCGAACCCCGGTACGACGCCCAGGCCCGGCAGGGACGACAGGAGCACGCCCGCCGCGGCCCCGAGGAAGAGCGCGGGGAAGACGGGGCCGCCGCGCAGGCCGCCGAGGCAGAGCGTGTAGGCGACGCCCTTGAACAGCAGGACGGCGAGCAGCGCCCCGATGCCCCAGGCGTGCGGGTCGGTGGCCAGCGCGGCGGTCGCGGCCTGGCCGGAGGAGGCGACCTCGGCGGGGGAACGGCCGGTGATCAGCGCGTAGAGGGCGGCGCAGGCCGCGGCGCCGAGGGCGCACAGGACGGTCCGGACGAGGGGCCGTCCCGTGACGTACGTGGCGACCGCCCGGGCCCAGGTCAGTACGGGGTGCAGGACGAGGGCGAGGACCACGGCGATGGCCAGCGCCCAGAGCACGTCCCCCACGTCCAGGTGGGCCTCCGGGAGGGCCGAGCCCAGCGACAGGTCCCCGGTCGACAGCCCGGTCCAGCGTCCGAGTCCGGTGAACACCAGGTATCCGATGCCGCTGGACAGCAGGGAGGGCAGCATGACGGCGAACAGCTGCGGCCCGCCCACACCCGCCACCTCGATCAGCAGCACCGCGGCGATCAGCGGGTTGCCGAAGATGGCGGAGATCGCGGCCGCGGCGCCGGCCGCCCCCAGGAGCGCGGTGCTCTGCGGGGTCGCCGGCGCCTGCGCGAGGTTCCGGAACAGCACGGCCAGGCCGCCGCCCAGGGCGATCAGCGGGGCCTCCGGACCCAGGGTCGCGCCGAGCGGAAGGCTGGCCAGCGCCGCGATGACGACCCCGGGCAGGACCGCGGGAGAGGTGCCCACCGTGTGCAGTCCGGCGGCGGGCACGTGGCCGCCCCCAC comes from Streptomyces sp. NBC_01408 and encodes:
- a CDS encoding chloride channel protein; its protein translation is MTEPRPRSDPPPIGTGPQEALVLRDMLRNPGYLKVLAFCGLIGIPVSLAAFWFLVLLHELEHTLWADLPRALGWDAPPWWWPLPLLLVAGTVVGLVVTHLPGGGGHVPAAGLHTVGTSPAVLPGVVIAALASLPLGATLGPEAPLIALGGGLAVLFRNLAQAPATPQSTALLGAAGAAAAISAIFGNPLIAAVLLIEVAGVGGPQLFAVMLPSLLSSGIGYLVFTGLGRWTGLSTGDLSLGSALPEAHLDVGDVLWALAIAVVLALVLHPVLTWARAVATYVTGRPLVRTVLCALGAAACAALYALITGRSPAEVASSGQAATAALATDPHAWGIGALLAVLLFKGVAYTLCLGGLRGGPVFPALFLGAAAGVLLSSLPGLGVVPGFAAGMAAALAAVMRLPVSSVVLVTLILDTSAMMPVVILAAVVSFVVSELLPPHGHAEEKAERAVAGAP
- a CDS encoding cold-shock protein — protein: MASGTVKWFNAEKGFGFIEQEGGGADVFAHYSNIASSGFRELQEGQKVTFDVTQGQKGPQAENIVPA